The Deinococcus ruber genomic interval GTCAGGTAATACCCGTTGGTGGTGGCGTGCGCCATGTACTTGAAGCCGTGTTCCTGACTGACAGCGGTGAAGTGTTCCGACAGTTCCTGCACAACTTCGTGGGCGTACAGCGGTTCGCCGCCAAACCACGAGATCGACAACAATTTCAGCCCCGGCCCCCGCTGGCTTACCAGCCGCTTGACGCCCTCGCGCACTTCCGGGCGCATGCTGCCGTGCTTGAACTTCTCGTAGCAGTAGGTGCAGCGGAAGTTGCACTGCTCGGTCGAAAACAGAATCAGGTGCAGTACGTCGTCGCGGAAGAAGGCCGACATCTGATGCCGGGTCGCCCGGGCGATCTCGTCGATGTCGTTCGGCACCAGATGTCCGTCTTTCAGCAGCAGGGCCGCCAGCGGATCGCTCAGGTCTGGCTGACTGCGCCGCAGCAACTCCAGCGCACGCGACGGGTACAGACCGCCGCTGCCCGTGAAGGTGTTCTGGAGATAGACTCCGTCTTCCTGGCGGGCCTGAAGCGTGTAGCGGGAACGCTTGAGCGGTGCTTCTGACGCGGTCATAGGTAGCCTCCTGGTTGAGCGGGAATACGTGCCGGTGGAACCGACACCTTCAGCATGGCGTCGGCAATCAGGGTGTACGAGTCGATCCGGGCCTGTGCGCCGTGCAGCACGCTCAGCAGCAGCAGTTCGTCGGCGTCGTAGCGCCGTGCGAGGGCCGTCAGCGCCGCCCGCACCGTTGCCGGATCGCCCACCACCAGCCGTGGATACAGGTCCAGAGCGTTGCCGCCCAACGGGGGGAGATGGTCGGGGGGCGGCACCGGTGCTCCGTGCGGCGCGGTGCCCTGGGCCGAGAAATACGCCCCGTGACTGGCCGCGAGATGAAGGGCGAGAGGCATACTTTCGGCGCAGACCACCGCCACCGCCAGCGAGACGGCTGGCCGGGCATGGCGAAGCGCACTGAACTCGCGGCGATACTGCGTGAGTGGGGCCGGGTCGCCCACGACATTGCCCGACCCGTAATACCATCCCAGCCGGGCGGCGGTCTGGGCGCTGCGCGAACTGCTGCCCAGCACCCAGGCATCCACCTGCGTACCGAGCGTGTGCAGGGCGTCTTGAAGCGCGTCGATGCGGCCCTCTATGGGGCCGCCCCCCAGCCGGGCCGCCACATCGTCAGACGCGCCGTGTCCACTGGCGACACCCAGATCGATGCGGCCCGGATACAGCGAGCCGAGCATCCCGAACGTCTCGGCCACATGCCACGGCGCATGATGACGCAGCACCACCCCGCCGGAGCCGACCCGGATACGCTGCGTATGAGCAGCGACGCTGGCGACCAGCACGGCGGGAGCTGGACACGCCGCCGCGTCCTGAATGTGGTGCTCGGCGTACCAGATCCGGTGGTAGCCGAGCTGGTCGGCGCACTGTGCAAGGCGAACGGCAGCGTGAAGAGCCTGGTCGGGACGCTGCCCGGCCATTATCGGAACTGGATCCAGAATGCTGAGCTGCACCGTCA includes:
- a CDS encoding MsnO8 family LLM class oxidoreductase, translating into MTVQLSILDPVPIMAGQRPDQALHAAVRLAQCADQLGYHRIWYAEHHIQDAAACPAPAVLVASVAAHTQRIRVGSGGVVLRHHAPWHVAETFGMLGSLYPGRIDLGVASGHGASDDVAARLGGGPIEGRIDALQDALHTLGTQVDAWVLGSSSRSAQTAARLGWYYGSGNVVGDPAPLTQYRREFSALRHARPAVSLAVAVVCAESMPLALHLAASHGAYFSAQGTAPHGAPVPPPDHLPPLGGNALDLYPRLVVGDPATVRAALTALARRYDADELLLLSVLHGAQARIDSYTLIADAMLKVSVPPARIPAQPGGYL